The Legionella lansingensis DNA window ATGCCTCCCACCAATAGCCGTGTTGCGGACAGTCTCCATCAAACCGAATGGCAAATCACCTCCTTCATGCCTAAAGCAGGATGCTGTGCAGCCTTGTGCTTTCATCCGGAGGTTCAACAAATTCGGTACGAGATAGTAAATCCTTTAGCTTTTTTACATACAAAATGACACTCGACCTTCAAGTTTTTATTTCTTAACTTTTCATGACCTCGAATTACCGTGGCTTGACCACGGTATCCATGGTTCATTGAAGATCGCTGGATCCCGTGGTCAAGCCACGGTAATTCGACATTTCATTTGTCAAATTAAAACTCGAAGATCAAGTGACTCCATTTCTCTTTGCTTATGGTACAATCAGCTCTCTTTTAGAACAGTCATCATAACGTTGTGAATCCTTTATGCCTTTCGTTAATCGAACGTTACTAAAAACGATACCTCAAGAACAACTCTATTCACTCCGCTATCGTCCAGATATTTATTTTTACCGGGACGATGCAAACGAATATCAGACCGAATTACGCAGGTTAGCCGAAGCAAAGTATCTTTACACAAACGGCCATGATCTCAAGCCTGTCAGTGTTTTTAGATATGTCTTTGAAACCTTTAAAGGCTGGCTAGGATTTAATAACCACTGCGAACCTTATACAGTGCAGCTGGGGCTCTATAAATATGCTTACTATGGTTATGTTCAAGGTTACTCACTGAAAAATCTAAACGATTTGCGTCATTTTGGCTTGGATCAGACCTTTATTAGCCAAATTACCTCTCCCCGAAACGATGATAACACCAAACAAATTCAAGATAGGCTTACTGCCTTTTATGTTAAAAATGTTCAACACCTCAGAGAAGCAAGCTATCAACAAATTTCCTACAATCATGCTTTTGGCCGCTCCTGGACTGAAGTTGGACTCTGGTCAGAAATCCCTAAAGTGGATCCGCAAAATGAGACGCTTATTGCTGAAACCATAAAGGAGATATTTTACTTAAAACCCACAGTGAACTATGTTGTTTACCAAAGTAGTAAATATGCCTTTACGCTTGCCAGGCAAAATATACAAGAAGCCAAAGCAAGAATGGAAGCCAATTATCTTGTACAAGCTATAAACTATGTTTTTAGTACCACTGATAGCGAAACGTTAGCAAAGGAAGCCCTTGAGCTTGCGCCTGCTATCGCTATGCAAGAGAAACGTTTCTTTATTGAATATTATTTAAGAAAAAAGGAGCTCAGTAACGCATTTGCTCTAATAGACGTTTATGAAAACGTTGAGGAAGCGCGAGATTTTTTATTAAATAATTTTAGTCAAAAGCAAATGTTGGAATACGTAAAGAAAGATTCGCCACTCGCAGTTGCTCTCGCACACTATTATTTCGACGAAGATCTCGAGACCATTCGCTTCGTAGCCAGTATCTATACAGAACTTAAGATTACGTTTCCAGCACAAGCTTTTCGTTTGCTCATTGCTGACAAAAAATATGAAGAAGCCTATCAACTATTTAAAGAAAAGAGAGAGGACGTTTCTTTTAACAAATCAGACCTTATCCTTCTAGCAAATCATTACACTAGCCTCAGCGACACCAAATACAAAGACGCCTTAGCCCTCATCAAGGAAAGAAAATGGGATGAGGCGAATCAACTTTGTTTGGAAAGTATGGAACTCATGAAAAAAGCCACGGAATTAGACTCATCCGCCGATAAGTTAGAAAAATTTTATACACGCAAACGTCATTATGCGCAATTAATCATCGATATTGACATTGATAAACATGACATAGCCGATTGTGAGATTGTAGAAATCACCAAAGCCATCAATTTGCTTTCTCAATGTGATCCTAAGAATAAGCAGGAGAAAAAAATGCTTTCCCTGGCAATAGCCAAAGGACGAATGCGTCAGATAGACCATCTCGTGTATACGATTTCACCCTCCTCTTATGATGCTGAATATAAATTGAAGGAACACAACGAGAAACATACGGACACGATTAGGACAACAATTAACCTCCTTAATCAATTGGTTGAATCGCTAGCAGGAACAGACGACAAAGAGCTGAAGTTAATTTTAGGTAAAGCCTATTTCCTCTTAGGAGATATCAACTTTTTCTTCTTCTCATCCGGTTACCACGATCATTTCAAGGCCGCGATGAAAACAGTTCCTGACAATCCTTTTTACGTACTACGTTGTAGTGAAGTATTTGAGGCCAAAAGGAACAAATTACAGGAGAAAGGGATCCCGCTTTTAAAAAAATTAGGTTATGAGACCATGCATTTTCTCCGCTGGGATGAAGAACGCTGGCATAAAGATAAAAATCCAGCTGCAACACCGATTAAAGATATCCACTTCCCACAAAAAGTAAAACAAGAGAACAGTAGCGTCTGGAATTTACTCTGGAAGAGTTAAGTCATTTTTGTTTATTATTTATTTGGGATAACTACAGATAAGGATATTTAATGGCAACGATACTATTAGGCGAACCTCGTGAACTAAAGCGCAATTGGGGCTGGTTGTTAGCCTTGGGCATCTTATTCGTGATCTTAGGTTGCATTGGCTTAGGCATGCTTGTAGGTTTGACGCTGGCTAGTATGCTTGTTTTAGGTGTTTTTCTAATCATTGGCGGTATCTTACAAATCATCGATGTATTTAAATGTAAACGGTGGAAAGCTGTAGCCTGGCACGCCTTCATAGCCCTCCTTTATCTCATTGGTGGCGGGCTTGTGATTTATGATCCTTTTTTAGCATCAGCCCTCATTACTGCTTTATTGGCTAGCGTATTAATTATTATTGGGATAAGTCGATTTTTTATGGCTATTCTTCTTCGCGGAGCCTCAGGCTGGGGATGGTTATTGTTTGCAGGGATAATTGCTATCGCTCTTGGCGTGATGATTCTCTTACAGTGGCCTTTAAGTGGGTTATGGGTTATTGGGTTGTTCATTGCAATCGAATTAATTGTCGATGGCTGGACATATATCTTCCTTGCATTGGCGTTTCGGCGCGCTTGATAAACTGAATTACCGTGGCTTGATCACGGTATCCAGTGATCTTCATGAAACCATGGATACCGTGGTCAAGCCACGGTAATTCGATGTTCTTAAGAGTTAAGCAATAAAACTTGAAGATCGAGTGTATAATAATTGTCTCTGAAATTCCGTTTTTATAGAACCTACTGATGAAACAATTCACACCCATTCAATTAGAATTACTTAGGCAACTTGCTGATGGTAATTGTTATAGCGGTAATAGCATTGGTAAACAGCTAGGCATTTCCAGAACAGCTGTTTGGAAACACATCCGCCAATTGGTTGATTTGGGGTTACCCATTAACCGCATACCACAACAAGGTTATCAATTAACCGCTCCTATGCAATTTCTTGATGAAGCAAAAATCCGGCAGCATCTAAATGCACGGGCATTTAGTCAACCAACCACTTTTCATGTGTTTGCCACCGTTCACTCTACAAATCAGTTTTTAAAAGAATTACCGAGCGGATCAAGTCTGGACATTTGTTGTGCTGAAACGCAAACCAATGGCCGCGGCAGGTTCGGCCGTCACTGGGTTTCTCCTTTTGGAGAAAATATTTACTGTTCTAGTCGTCTGGAATTAACTTGCTGCCTATCCCGTCTTTCTGGTTTAAGCCTTATTGTTGGTTTAGCCATCTTAGCTAGTCTAAAAGATAGTTATATCGATGAAAACATCCAATTAAAATGGCCTAATGATTTGCTGTGGAACAATAAAAAATTATGCGGGATTCTGATTGAAGTGATCGCGGAAACCAATGGCTGTGCACAAGTAATTATTGGTATTGGTTTAAACGTCAACACCCCTACTCATGAACTCCCTATTCTGGAGAAACCATGGTGTTCCCTCTATGAAATCACGGGTAAGTATTATGATCGCAACCTGCTTTTAGCCAATCTAGTTTACCAACTGCATAAGCACCTAGACAATTTTTTGAGTAAGGGTTTTGCCGAATTTAGCAACGCCTGGCAAAAAGCTGATTACTTATATGATAAGCATATTACTGTTTCTCAGGCAGCAGGAGTGATGCGTGGTAAAGCTTATGGTGTTAATGAATTAGGTCAGCTTTGTTTAAAAGACGAACAAGGGAATTTTCATTATTTATCATCTGGAGATACTTCGGTAAATGAGATTAAGGATAAATCCTAGGGTATATTTATCAAAATCTTATCCCTAATGAATGCACAACGATTAATAGAAGATAGGATTGCCTTAAAGGAAGCTGTCACAATATTTGTATCTATACCAACACCGAATAAAGACGAAAATCCTTCAATCTCTAATTCGATGTAACAGGCTACAGGTGCATGCGATCCGGAGTCTATCGCATGTTGCTGAAAATCCAATATCCTAATTTGCCGCGCAAAATATTGACTTAATGCCTTAGTGAAAGCATCAACAGGGCCATTCCCTATACCAGATAACTTAATAATCTCTGCTGTAATACCTATTTCAACAGCAACTGAAATCATCTTCTTGTTTTTAAAAGGCTCTACACGATGCTTTTTATAGGTAATTGTTTGCTTTTCATTCAAATATTCTGCACGGAATAGTGACCATAGTTGTTTAGGGGTGAATTCTTGTTCATTCTCGTCCATTTTTGCTTTCACTATTTTGCTGAACTCCATTTGTAATCCTCGGGGTAGCCGCAAACCATATTCTGACTCTAATAAACAGGTAACGCCTCCTTTTCCTGATTGACTGTTGATGCGTATAATTGCGGAGTAGGAACGGCCTAAATCCTTAGGATCAATGGGTAAATAAGGAATATTCCAGGGAGTGTCGATTTTCTGGGCACTGAAGGCTTTTTTAATCGCGTCTTGATGTGAGCCCGAAAATGAAGTGTAGACCAAATCTCCAACATAAGGATGTCGAGGATGGACAGGTAAGGCATTACAATACTCTACGACCTCTCTGATCTCATCAATTTGAGAAAAATCAAGATTAGGGTAAATGCCTTGTGTGTACATATTCAGCGCTACATTGACAAGATCAAGATTACCAGTACGTTCACCATTACCAAATAAGGTTCCTTCCAGTCGTTCAGCTCCAGCCATTAGTGCAAGTTCGGCCGATGCAATACCAGTCCCTCGATCATTATGCGCATGCACTGAAAGGATGATTGCCTCGCGACGCTTAAGATGACGATGCATCCATTCAACCTGGTCTGCAAAAACATTTGGCGTTGTTGATTCCACAGTAGAGGGTAGATTAATAATGACTTTCTTGTCAGCGGTTGCACCAAAAGTCTCAACCACAGCATCACAAACGTCTTTAGCAAAACCTAATTCTGTTATGCAGAACATCTCTGGTGAGTACTCAAATACCCACTCGGTTTCTGGGGCCTCTTCTGCTAGTTGTTTTATAAATTGTGCTTGAGAAACGATAAGCTTGAGAAGCTCAGATTTCTTGATATCGAAAACAATTTGTCGCATGGTAGGCGACGTTGCCATGTAGAAATGTAAAATAGCCCGTTTAACGCCTTTGAGAGATTTGAATGTATGTTCGATAAGATGACTACGTGCTTGGGTTAATACCTGAATAGTAACATCATTTGGGATTCGATTTTCTTCAATTAAAAGCCTTACAAAGTTGTATTCCACCTGTGATGCAGAAGGAAAGCCCACTTCAATTTCTTTAAAACCAATGCGCGTTAAACAGTTAAACATTTCTAGTTTGCGCGCTATATTCATAGGTACAACCAAAGCTTGATTGCCATCGCGAAGATCCACGCTACACCAAATGGGTGGTGCAGAAATAACCGCATTCGGCCATTGGCGATCCTGCAATACCAAAGGCAGAAACATTTTGTATTTTTTTGAAGGATCTTTCAGCATAAAGATTCTGGTCCATGAGATACTCATTTCTGAACATAAACACGTTCAGATGTATAAATAATTATAGATTAGTAGTGAATCATTGCCTGAAAGAAGAATTATTGGGATCCGTTAACCAACGTTTTGATTTTGGGATGACTAGGTCATTAAAGATAATGAGGAGAAATTCGCCCGAGCTAACAACTCCTTTTGTCACGACTCGGGACTGGATGACTGCAATAAAAATCCGGTTATACAGCTTCTTCAGTGTCTGACGCTTCTTTTTCTTGTTGGATACGTAAATAAATTTCTTCGCGATGAACAGAAACATCTTTTGGTGCATTAATACCCAATCGCACCTGATTTCCTTTTACACCTAACACAGTAATGTTTACATCATCACCGATGATCAGTGTTTCACCAATACGCCGTGTCAAAATTAACATGACTAATTCTCCCTTACATGGAGCCACCATCTAATTCCATAGAAGCTTCCATGGTGCCCTCGGTGACTACATTATGATTAAAATATAAACAATTTTAGGTTGTTCGATTGTAAGTTTACACAAGGATTCTTAACAGAATATTAAGAGCATTATTTTTATAATGTTTTCCTCTATAACCGCAAAGAGCCCAGAGGGCGGATTATACGGGAAAATTTGAAAAAATCAGATCCTATTTATTAGCAAGATTATTAGT harbors:
- a CDS encoding biotin--[acetyl-CoA-carboxylase] ligase, producing the protein MKQFTPIQLELLRQLADGNCYSGNSIGKQLGISRTAVWKHIRQLVDLGLPINRIPQQGYQLTAPMQFLDEAKIRQHLNARAFSQPTTFHVFATVHSTNQFLKELPSGSSLDICCAETQTNGRGRFGRHWVSPFGENIYCSSRLELTCCLSRLSGLSLIVGLAILASLKDSYIDENIQLKWPNDLLWNNKKLCGILIEVIAETNGCAQVIIGIGLNVNTPTHELPILEKPWCSLYEITGKYYDRNLLLANLVYQLHKHLDNFLSKGFAEFSNAWQKADYLYDKHITVSQAAGVMRGKAYGVNELGQLCLKDEQGNFHYLSSGDTSVNEIKDKS
- the leuA gene encoding 2-isopropylmalate synthase codes for the protein MLKDPSKKYKMFLPLVLQDRQWPNAVISAPPIWCSVDLRDGNQALVVPMNIARKLEMFNCLTRIGFKEIEVGFPSASQVEYNFVRLLIEENRIPNDVTIQVLTQARSHLIEHTFKSLKGVKRAILHFYMATSPTMRQIVFDIKKSELLKLIVSQAQFIKQLAEEAPETEWVFEYSPEMFCITELGFAKDVCDAVVETFGATADKKVIINLPSTVESTTPNVFADQVEWMHRHLKRREAIILSVHAHNDRGTGIASAELALMAGAERLEGTLFGNGERTGNLDLVNVALNMYTQGIYPNLDFSQIDEIREVVEYCNALPVHPRHPYVGDLVYTSFSGSHQDAIKKAFSAQKIDTPWNIPYLPIDPKDLGRSYSAIIRINSQSGKGGVTCLLESEYGLRLPRGLQMEFSKIVKAKMDENEQEFTPKQLWSLFRAEYLNEKQTITYKKHRVEPFKNKKMISVAVEIGITAEIIKLSGIGNGPVDAFTKALSQYFARQIRILDFQQHAIDSGSHAPVACYIELEIEGFSSLFGVGIDTNIVTASFKAILSSINRCAFIRDKILINIP
- the csrA gene encoding carbon storage regulator CsrA; translation: MLILTRRIGETLIIGDDVNITVLGVKGNQVRLGINAPKDVSVHREEIYLRIQQEKEASDTEEAV
- a CDS encoding HdeD family acid-resistance protein; translation: MATILLGEPRELKRNWGWLLALGILFVILGCIGLGMLVGLTLASMLVLGVFLIIGGILQIIDVFKCKRWKAVAWHAFIALLYLIGGGLVIYDPFLASALITALLASVLIIIGISRFFMAILLRGASGWGWLLFAGIIAIALGVMILLQWPLSGLWVIGLFIAIELIVDGWTYIFLALAFRRA